TCAACGTCTCATTAGACGGCCTGCGCGACACGTATCGCGCGGTAAGAGGCTTTGATGGCTTTGATCGCGCGGTGGCGGCCTTGCGCGCCCTGCGCCGCCGCAAGCGCGAGGTCGGTATTAATGTCGTGGTGACGCGCAAAAATTTTGCCGAGCTACCCCAAATCTTTGCGCTCGCCAAGCGCTTGCGCCTGGCGGAGGTCGAGCTGCTGCGGTTTAAGCCGTCGGGCCGCGGCAGCGCCGCCTACGCCGAAATGGCGTGTACGCAGGCGCAGCATCGCCTTTTTTTGCCGACGATCTTGGCCGCCGCGAAACGTCACCGCATTCGGGTCAAGGTCGACTGCTCGTACGTGCCGATGCTTACGCATCATCAGCCATCGCGCGAGATGCTCGCGCAATTGTGTGTCTATGGCTGCACCGCCGGCGATTTCTTGGTGGGCGCGAAGGCGCAGGGCTGGGTGTCGGCGTGCAGCTTTGCGCCACCAGGGTTAGGGGGCGAAAAAGTCTCGCTCCACGATCTTGGGGCGGCATGGGCCGATCCGGCACAGTTTGCGCCGTTTCGCAGGTGGCGCGACTTGCCGGATCCATGCCGCACGTGCACCTATGTCGACCTCTGTCGCGGCGGCTGCAAGGTGGTCTCGGGCCACACGC
The genomic region above belongs to Myxococcales bacterium and contains:
- a CDS encoding radical SAM protein, whose product is MAWWRPRPHRAEAFGGIVQLERPRALVFVDRALAERHGIDGGARWVDEATDGVIGAQPLAAPLEAHLQLTNQCAAGCTGCYTGASPQVRDDEWGAQEWKRALDVLADMGVFHVALGGGESAILPWLGEVAAHARRRGLVPNLTTSGLEGLQNVLDHAPLFGQINVSLDGLRDTYRAVRGFDGFDRAVAALRALRRRKREVGINVVVTRKNFAELPQIFALAKRLRLAEVELLRFKPSGRGSAAYAEMACTQAQHRLFLPTILAAAKRHRIRVKVDCSYVPMLTHHQPSREMLAQLCVYGCTAGDFLVGAKAQGWVSACSFAPPGLGGEKVSLHDLGAAWADPAQFAPFRRWRDLPDPCRTCTYVDLCRGGCKVVSGHTLRDWSAPDPECPRVVDCAPAAPARRHLPVV